A genomic segment from Sciurus carolinensis chromosome 1, mSciCar1.2, whole genome shotgun sequence encodes:
- the LOC124978783 gene encoding protein S100-A15A has product MPDTPVEESLFQIIHCYHQYAAREGDVETLSLEELKALLMDNVPRFMETLGRKEPYYITELFRAADKNKDNQVCFEEFLYILGKLVKDYHLQYHRQLCAHYCTQHSLY; this is encoded by the exons ATGCCAGACACACCAGTGGAGGAATCCCTCTTCCAAATCATCCACTGCTACCACCAGTATGCAGCCCGTGAAGGGGACGTGGAGACCCTGTCCCTGGAGGAGCTGAAGGCCCTGCTCATGGACAATGTACCCCGCTTCATGGAGACCTTG GGTCGGAAGGAGCCGTACTATATCACAGAGTTGTTCCGGGCAGCAGACAAGAACAAGGACAACCAGGTCTGCTTTGAAGAATTCCTCTACATCTTGGGCAAGCTGGTGAAAGATTACCACCTGCAGTACCACCGACAGCTGTGTGCCCATTACTGCACCCAGCATAGTCTCTACTAG